The following DNA comes from Corynebacterium atrinae.
CCACACGCAGCGGCCATCAGGGAATGAGAAACTGAGTCTTCGCTGCTCTCCCCCCAACTTTGCAACAGCACCCGTTGAAGTGGGTAACCCCAATCGAAGGGCATCGGCGCTTCGACGCTTCCGATTTCGTTCGAGGTCAGCAGGACACCGTCTACATCCTCAGCAAGGAAGGTGCCGACAACGCTGCAGCCCTGACGACAGCCCTCACCGCGGCGATAACTACTGCAGCAGAGCAGCACGGAGAACAGTGTGGTGGCCGGCTCCCAGTGCCGCTCGTGGCCGCGCTCGATGAGGCCGCCAATGTCGTGAAGTGGCCAGAACTTCCGTCACTCTACAGTCACTACGGCTCGCGCGGAATCATCCTGATGACGATCCTGCAGTCGTACACGCAGGGCGTAGGAGTGTGGGGGGAGGAAGGCATGGAAGCGATGTGGTCAGCGGCTTCGATCTTGCTTTACGGCGGCGGTGTTCGCGACGACAAGATGCTGCAGAAGCTTGAATCTCTTATCGGCGAGGTCGAGGTCTTCGAGTCGTCGACCAGCCGTACCGGCGACGGCCCCCGCTCGGTAAGCACACAGCGGCGGGAGAAGAAGATCCTCACTGTCTCCGAGCTTGCCAGCCTGCAGCAGTGGAGGGCGCTCGTGCTCGCATCAAAACGCCGACCCATGGTCGCGGAGATGGAGCCCTTCTGGGTCCGGCCTTGGCCTGAGAGAATCCGTGCGCAGCTGGGAGTCACAGCATGAGTGATCAAGTTCCAGAGACACAGTTCCTGGACGTCTACCAGTTCGTCGATGAGCTCATTGCTCCGCTCTACGGCGTCACCGAAGCCCGGATCAATGAGGTCCGCTGGGCGAAAACATGGTGGGCCCACGCCGACGTCGTCCTCCGCCTGGATAGTTTGTGGCGCCGCTACGAGCAGTTGCGAATTTCGGAACCTGCGACATTCCTGGAGACTTTCCTGCGGTCCCACGCGGACTACCACATGCGCTACCTCATGCGCGACGACGGTGTGATGGCGGACTGCCGTCGGCAGGACATGCCCACTCTGCCGCTCCCCGTTGATCCAATCCCCGAAGGTGGAGAGGAGTGATCATGCCGACCCCGCTCCACCGGCAATGGGAACTCCACGAGCCGGCCCTTGAAGAACTGACCAGCAGACTGCACGCCCTTTCCCAGGAAGCGGGAGACCTTGATCGCGGCGAGCACATAAAGAGAAACGGATCACCCTCATGACCCCCACGCCCTCATCCAGATCAGAGATCGACCGCTCCCTAGCCCGGGCTCTTCGACTGATCCGGCAGGCAGCAGGATCATCGCGCCGGCACACTCTGCGCCAATCGACCAGAGCTGCCGGTCCGGCGACGTATCGACACCTCACACCGGGGCAGTTGGCATCAGCGGCCTTAGCCGGCCTGGTCGTGGGCCAGTGGGCAGAAAGGGAAGGTGCCGACAGATTCTTCGTCGCAGAGCTGCAGCGGCGTGGGATGACTGAATCGTGGGCTGCCTGGGACAACGACGCCGCCACCGTCAGCGACACTCCGCTGGGCGAGTTTGAGACGAGACTGAGCCAGCTCGGAACACTCACCCACCACAGCCTCGATAATCTGTGCGAAACGCTGGATAGAGTGGCGTTCGGTGATGATGGTAGAACCCCTGGGGCACTATCGCCGGCGGAAGTGATCGAGGACATGGAGGCCACCGGAATGCCGGAAGAAGCCATCGACGCTTACGCTGCAGCTGTCGGCACCTCCGCTACGTCCCTTAGCCAGGACCTGGCTGTCCAGGGAGAGTCTCCTACCCCCTTGCTCGCTGCGGAGATGCCTACAGAAGATGAGGCGGCAGACGAAGCTGCGCTGTAGCCAGGGGGCTACTGCTCGAGAGAGTCCTCTCGGCCCTCCTCGGCAGAAGGAGCCACCGGATCGCTGATAGAGGGTCCGGTGGTCTTCTGGTCCTGCGGTCGTGCGGGCGAGACGAGATCGAGAAGATCCCGGCCGGGGTCAGGGCGCGGTGTCGTGACGCGGGAACCGCGGGACGGAACGGGGCGCGCTCCCATCACAGTGTCCACGAGACGCCGACCCGCCACCGCGAGGTCGACAGCCTGATTTTCCTCTGGGCTGATGAGCAAGTCGCGAGTACGTAGCAACCAGTCGCGCAGCTCCGGGTCACACCCCCGCGACGCGGGGGGGACGGCCGGGACGTCAGAAGACGTGGACAGCTCAGCTGCCTGGTCGCGCAGCCGGTAAGAAATGACGGCACCGATGTTCTCGGCGTCCCCGAGATTGGTGACTGCTGCGGTCATTAAGTCTCGGGGATCCACACCGGCAGCAAGGAGTCTGTGCCACGTGGCAACGACGGTGGAAAGACCTCCCTGCTCCGAGAAACGTGCAGCCTCATCCACGGAGAGCCGGTCAAGGAAGCTGTCCAGGTACGTGGCGGTGAACTGGCCGGACGCGAGCTCCACCCCATAGGTGTACAGCTGCCCGAGACGCTCCAGGCTTCTGGCCTGGACGACTTCATCGAGGTGGACCTCCGTGGCCGTGCGCTGACGGTGGTCTCGGGTGATCGCCCTGGAGAGAACCTCAGCGGCATCCAATCCTGCGGCATTGCCGGAGCCGAGCCAGTGGGCCTCCTCAGCTTCTTCGTCCAGTCGAGCGTCGGTGACCGCCCAGATCCGGTTCTCCTTCTTTCCCCGGGTCAGTGCCACGTACAGAGTGGACCTGTCCGTGGAGTCGTCGATGATCGCGTGAGCGACGTCGACAGTGGCGCCCTGGGCGCGGTGGACTGTTGAGGCATATCCGAGGTGGACGTTCTGGGAGACGTATTCAGCAGGCAGCGAAACGCAGGCCCCGCTGGCGGGATCACGCGCCAGCAGACCGCCGTCGCGTCGAATTTCCGCAATGGTGAACATCTGTCCGTTGATCAGGCGTTCGCCGTCTGGGAGCCGCTCGTTCTTTCGGCAGATGATGGTGTCTCCGACGCCTGCGACATCACCGCGGGACAGGGTGAGCTCATCGGTAATGCTGACAACTCCTTGGCGAATCCGCTGATCGCGGATCATCTCATTAAGGGCGTCTACGTCGGAATTTGTCGGAGCTACTAGGAGAACCCGCCGACCCAGAGCTACATCAGCCAGGTACGCCTCTACGGCGTCGGTAAGCATCTCAGTGCGGGTTCCACCAGTAATCCAGTCCCTGTCCTCATAAAACTTGAGTGCCGCCAGGTTGCCGGCTCGAAGGTTCAGCGAAGCCTCTGCCTGCTCAGCGTCGTTACCGTGAGCAAACCTCATGACGTCAGTGAGTTCTGCGGGATCACTTGCCTTGCAGAGAGCGGCAAAGAGTCCACCAGCACCTACAGCGTCGAGCTGATGCGGATCACCGATGAGCCGGAGGACTGCACCTGAGGCCTCCGCAATTTCAGTGAGCGCAGCGAGATTCTCGGTCGTGGCCATGCCGGCCTCGTCGACCAGAAGCATGTCGCCGGCCCGGAGTTGAATGGGCAGCGCGCCCAAGTCCCGTGCATTCTTCTCGGGGTTCTTTCCCCTCCAGGTATGTGTTAAGTGGTCGACAGTCGAGGCGTCCACGCCGATCTCTTCACCGAGGATCTGGGCGGCCGCCGCTGAGGGAGCGAGACCGACGACGCGTCGTCCCTCGGCCTGCCAGACGTCCCTGACGATCCGCATGGAGGTCGTCTTTCCGGTGCCGGCCGGTCCGACCCCGACGCCGACCAGAGAGCCGCACTGAAGAAGGTGGCGAGACAGTTCGGCCTGTCCGGTGTTCAGAGACCAGCCATGCTCGCGGGTGTGCTCCTCTAGGGCAGCATTAATCACTCTGCTCGAGGAGAACACCGCCGTCGGCTCTGTGACTGCCGACAGCACCCGCGCCTCCGCGTGCAGAATCGCTGCCGTCGAGTACTTCTCGGAACCGATGTGTCGGTCCACGCCGCTGGCCGAAGCGTCACCATCGGTCCGGAGCTGCAGCGGGAGATCAGGCGATTCTGAGGGACTGAGATCTACCACCAAATCGTTAACAATCGTCTCGGTAAGGAGCTGATGAGCGCGAGCCACCTCGTCCGAATTCTCAAACCGAAAACCCTTGAGGGCAGTCCCCACTGCCGCAGTGATGTGATGACGGGAGAAGTAAGAGCGCCGAGCAATCACCGATTCCAAGATCTGCCCTCCCCGCTTCCGGAGCTCATGGCGGACTTGACCGTCGTCAGCCCCGAAGAAGTAAGGACGGCGATCCTGTGGGGATGTTCCGACCATCTCCTTCAGCTTCTCGATGAGGTCCTCCCCATCACTCACTGTCCGCGCTTCCTGTGCCCAAGTGGCTCGAAGATCAGCAAGAGATTCCGCAGGCTTCTTGGCATCGCGGGTCTCCAGGATTGCCGCCTGCCACAGCTGCTTGACCGTCTGATGGTCTGGCTGGTGGCCATGTTTGGCAACGTAAGCCGACAGCATTGTCTCGTACACCGGACGTGCCAAGGTGCGCCGCTTAGAGAAAACGTCGATCAACTTCTGAGGGACACCAGCAACTTCCCACACCGGAGCCTTGTCCCGGCCACGAGACGAAGCCTCGAAAGAGATTCCCATCTTGCGAGTGAGGATCTCTTGCATGACGGAGTCATAGCGCGCAGAGAGGGTCTGATGGTTCATGAATAGCGGCCTCCCGTCAAGTGCTCGCCACCTTCCGTCCGGGCCTTGAACCTTGTTTGAGATCAGAACGTGCGAGTGAAGGTCAGGATCTCCACTGCGGGTGTCGAAATGAGTGAACTCTGCAGCGAGCAGTCCTCGTGAGCGCACCTGCGCCAGTCCACCCGTACCCTGACGCGTTCGCACGACGTTATCTTCGGCCCATGCGAGAACCTCCGCGACCGCCTCGTGGTGGCAGGCGGCGATCCGAGACGCCGTTCGCTCATCGCTTAAGGCCCACAGAACAGACACGGACTTGGCCGGTGAGAAGGTCAGATCGTAGCCTGCCACAGCCTGCTTGACCTCAGCTCGCTGGAGGTTGACCCAGGCGACGACGTCGCGTGCGGGAGCGTTGGTGTATCCGGTCGCCTCAACGTAGAAGGGCCGGCCAACGCTGACGGCCAGCTCAGAGCGCTCCGCATCCAAGGGAAGGCGGTTTTGCTCGCGAAGAAACGAACTCTCGGCTGATCTCAGAGCGTTCAGTACCGGGATGTTGTTGGTGTACGAGGGGAACTTTCCACCGAGCTGGCAGTCCTTCAAACTTGTCCCTTCGAGGAGCTTTGAATCGGTGTCGGGGTGCAAGCCCAGGCCGTAAAGCGCGGCCATCTGATCCGCTTCAACTATCTGCCCTGTCGTCGCTGACGATGACTCCAGCGCCGCCAGTCCCCGTCCCAGCCAGCGCCCCGGAGGGGTGCCTTTGGCGGCGTAGTAGGAAGCGAGCTTTCCTGTTTCCGTCGACTGGTCGTAGGCATCATTTGTCGCCACCGAGCGCAGCAGGTACTGGTACCCAGCACCTGCGTGTACCGCCCGAAAGCTCATCATGGACCTCAGTCTATCCGGGGTTCACCCCAATCTCACTAAAAGTGCATACTGTGTGTGGCAGTTTTAGAGCCGAGTAGCGGCGAAGATCTGGCGTTAAGGCTGACGGATTCCTAGGGTGAAGACATGGCTAAACGATCAACAAAGCGACCAAGTGCACGAATGAAGGCGAAGGAACGTCTTGCAGATCAATTCGCGGAACTGCAAGCTCTCGAGATTGCCCTTGGGCGCGCCCTCACCCAGTGGGAGGCCGTCGAGAGGGCGGAGCAATCCCTCCGCGAAGCCCTGGAGCCCCTCGTAGAAAGGGGCTTCAACCGGGCAAAGATTGCAGATCTTCTCGGCGTAGACTCCGCGGATGTCGGCCGCGTACTAGCTCTTCCCCTCCCCACTGATGACGCCAGAGTTGACCCGGATAGTGAGGAGCATCTGTCAGGGCATGAGGATGATTCCTCGAGCTCCCCCGACGATGTCTAGTGATTCGTTCCGGGAGCAAGACGTTCCGCTCCCTGGACTCGACTTTCTTCAACCTGCCGTCGTTGCACCCGTGAAAAGGCAAGTGGCTTCGTCGCCTACACTCACGGCGACTGCAGCCGACATCAGGAGGTTCTGGCGACGCGTCGTGGTCTCTCCGTCTTGCTGGTTCTGGATCGGCGCAGTGAGCGTTCCTGACGGATACGGTCGTTTCACTTGGCAACGAGGCGGTGTTCAACGCACACTCGCAGCGCACCGCTTTTCCCTAATGATTTCCGGCCAGGAGATTGATGGCCAGGTCGCAGAGCACCACTGCAACGAACCGCTATGCGTTCGCGTCGGGGACAGACATGTGTTCGCTTCGACACAGGCCGCGAATGTTGCCTGGGCGGTGCAGCTGGGCCGGCACCGGGGGAATGTACGCACGGTGGGGGAAGGACAAGAGCCCGCGGCTCGTTCGCACCGAATCAGGGAAGCACTTGAGCACGGGTGGAATGAGTCGGCGTACCTGCGAGCGGTAGCAGAAGGCGACGTTTCGCAGACGTCGCTTCTGCTGCCGGGCGAAACATCTAGCTCTCCGTCACCACAATGGCTAGGTCTTGGGTCTGGTGCAGGAACTGATGACATCCTTCCAGGCCAGCCCTCTCGGCTAGCCACGCTCGATGTCACCAGTTCCTGCACCAGACCCGTCCCCAATAATGGGACAGCCTCAAGGTAACGGGTCTGGGACATAGTGGGCACCTCGTTCCTGCCATGTTAAGGAAATCGGAGCACTAGGTTGGTGGTGTGACTCAAGCGAACGGGAAAGCGCCCGCCCTCTTCTGGTTCCGCGACGACCTGAGGGTCCGCCACAACGAGGCGCTCGCCGCGGCCGCCGACCGCGGGCCGGTCACCGCGGTCTACATCGCCGAGGACCCGGTCGCGACCGGGGTCCGGCCCCTGGGCGGGGCGGCCCGGTGGTGGTTGCACCGCAGCCTGGAACGACTCATCGAGGACCTGGCGGGAGGTGGGGTGCCCCTGCTGATCCGCAGTGGCGACCCCCGCCGCCTCATCCCGGAACTGGCCGCACGGAACGGGGCGTCCTACGTGTCGTGGAGCCGGCGCTACCACCGCCCGCAGCGCGACATCGACGCGGAGGTGAAGGAGAGTCTGCGTTCCGGTGGGGTCGACGCCCACAGCTTCCCGGGCCACCTGCTGGCGGAACCCTGGACAGTGGCTACGGGGCAGGGTACCCCCTACAAGGTGTACACGCCGTTCTCCCGGGCGCTGCGTTCCCTCGTCGAGGAGGGTCCCGGCCCTGGCGGGCTGCACCTGGAGCAGGCGCCGGAGGGACTGGCCGGGCCCGGCGCGGACCCGGAGGGGAGCAGGGAGGACCTGGCCGAGCTCGCCCTGCTGCCCTCGCACCCCTCCCGCCGGGAACCGGACTGGACCGGCGGCCTGGAGCAGATGTGGACGCCGGGGGAGGAGGGCGCGTGGCGCCGGCTCGGGGGGTTCCTGGCCGCGCTGGAGGGGGGCGTCGGAAAGCATGGTTACGCCGAGGGGCGGGATTATCCGGCCCTCGACGTGACCAGCCGGCTCTCCCCGCACCTGCGCTTCGGGGAGATCAGTCCGCTCGCGGTGTGGTCGGCGGCCGCCGCGCTGGAGGCGGACGGGCGCGACGTCACGGTATTCCAGAACGAATTGATGTGGCGGGACTTCGCCTGGCACCGCCTCCACCACCGCCCCCACCTGGCGACGGCTAACGTCCGCGCGGATTTCGACGCCTTCCCCTGGGCCTGGGACCCCGGTGAGCTGGCGGCGGGCACCGCCGGCGGGCGCGACGGACGGCGCAGCAACCGCGCCGCTGCCCCCGGGGACTTCCACGCCGACCTCGGCGCCTGGCGCAGCGGCGCCACCGGCATCCCGCTGGTCGACGCCGGCATGCGCGAGCTGTGGGCCACCGGGTACATGCACAACCGGGTGCGGATGGTCGTCGGTTCGCTGCTGACCAAGAACCTGGGCATCCACTGGCGCCACGGCGAGGAGTGGTTCTGGGACACGCTCGTCGACGCCGATCCGGCCAGCAACGCCTTCAACTGGCAGTGGGTGGCCGGATGCGGCGACGACGCAGCACCCTATTTCCGGATCTTCAACCCGGAGACCCAGGCCAAGCGGTTTGATCCGGAGCGCACCTACATCTCGGCCTGGGTGCCGGAATTCGGCGGCCCGGACTACCCGGCCCCCGTGGTCGACCTCCGGGAATCCCGGGCCATGGCACTGGCCGCCTACGAGGGGATCCGCCGGTAATTTCCTCGGCCCGCCGTCACGGTTCGGCCATGAAATCCCCGTTGGCTCGACAGGGTCGCCCGCACGTACTTATCCTGAATCCATGTCTACCCCACTCCCCGCCACCCTCGACTACACCGCCCGACACGGGAGCCGGACTGTGCTGGTCACCGGGGCTTCCGGTTACGTCGGCGGCCGCCTGGTCACTGAGCTGCTGGCCGCCGGGTTCCAGGTCCGCGCCTCCTCCCGCCGGGTGGAGAGCCTGCGCCGGTTCGACTGGAGCGACAGGGCGGAACTGGTGGAGGCGGACCTCACCGACGCCGACGACATCGCCCGGATCATGACGGGTGTCGACGTCGTGTTCTACCTGGTCCATTCCATGGGCGGCCAGGACGAGGACTTCGAGGAGGTGGAGAAGCGGACCGCCACCCTGGTGGCCGACGCCGCAGGGGAGGCGGGTGTGTCGCAGATCGTCTATCTCTCCGGCCTGCATCCCCGGGGACGGCAGCTGGAGGACCTGTCCAAGCACATGCGCTCCCGGGAGCGGGTGGCCAAGATCCTCCTCGAGGGCAAGACCCCCACGCTCGTGTACCGGGCGGCCACGCTCATCGGCTCCGGTTCCGCCTCTTTCGAAATGATCCGGCACCTCACCGAACGGCTGCCGGTGATGGTGGCGCCGCGGTGGATCAAGAACCGCATCGAACCCCTGGCAATCCGGGACGCGCTCTACTACCTCGTCCGGGCGGCGGACCTCGAGGAACCCGTCAACCGGGAGTTCGACATCGGCTGCGGGCAGGACTACGAGTTCGCGGACCTGATCAGGATCTACGGCCGGCATAAGGGGCTGCGCCGGCGCGTTTTCGCCGTCCCGCTGCCGCTGCCCATGGACACCCTCTCCGGCGGCTGGATCGGGCTGGTCACGCCCGTGCCGGCCGGGCTGGCCGTCCCCCTGGCGCAGTCCATGGCGGAGGATGCCGTCACCGAGGAGCACGATATCGCCGAGATCATCCCCGACCCGCCCGGCGGACTGATCGACTACCCGACGGCGGTGACCCTGGCGGTCAAGGCGGAACGCAGCCGCGGGGTGCCCACCTCCTGGGACCGGAGCTGGACCAGCGTCGGTGACGCCGCGGACAGCCTGCCCACGGATCCGGAGTGGACCGGGGAGTCCGTCTACGAGGACGTCCGCTCCGGGGAGTCTGATCTCCCGGCCGAGAAGGTCTGGGAGGTCGTGGAGGGAATCGGCGGGCCGAACGGCTGGTATTCCGCTCCTTCGTTGTGGCGGGTGCGCGGCATCATCGACCGCCTCATCGGCGGGCCGGGGCTCGGCGGACGGCGCGATCCGCGCCATCTGGCCGTGGGCGACAAGGTGGACTGGTGGCGGGTGGTCGAACTCGACCGGCCCCACCGGTTGGTGCTGGCGGCCGAGATGAAGATCGACGGCCGGGCCTGGCTGGTCATGGAGGTCAGGGACCGCGGCGAAGGGTCCACCTATGTCCAGCGCGCCCTCTACGCCCCGACGGGACTGCTGGGGCGGCTCTACTGGTGGTCCCTGCTGCCCTTCCACGCCCTCATCTTCCCGGTCATGCTGCGCACCATCCTCAGGACGGCGGAAGAGGAGAACCGGGCGGACGGGGACGGGCGCGCGTAGAGGGCCCTGCCGTCGAGAGGCTCCGGCGGAATGTCCGCCGGAGCCCCGGGGATCAACCGCCGTCTAACTGCGGGTTAGAGCAGGCAGAGCGGGGTGACGTCCTTGCGGCCTTCCGCCATCGGGACGGTCAGGAAGGAGCAGTCCCACCAGCCGCGGTCGGCGACGGTGGTCTTGACCAGATTCCACTGTTCGGCGGTCAGGTTCGGGGTGCGGCTGAGCACGAAACCGGAGCGGCGCTGGGGGTCGCCGACGATCGCCAAGGTGTAGTCCCCGGTGGGGTTGTCCTCGGCCAGGTAGGTGATGCGGTAGTTGACGGGTCCGTTCTCGTCCTGGAAGGGGATGCCGGGGAAATTCACCCGCAGCGAGGCGTTGGTCTCGGTGTTGCGGATGGTGGCGGTGCCGTCGATGACGGAGTCGGAGCTGATCTGGGAGCCGCAGGAGTTGCGCACCGACAGGGCGGTGCCGTCCTCGTTGAGCTCGTAGTCGGCGGTGGTGTCGTTGGTGCACTGCAGGGTGTACGGCTGGGGGACTGCGGCCACCTGGTACCACCTGCCGTCGTACCTCTCCGGGTCGACGACGAATCCCACTTCCCTCAGTTCCGGTCCGGTGCTGGAACTGGCGGGCAGGATGTCCGCGGAGATGCTGGAGTTGCGTCCGCCGTTGGTCAGGTCCTGTGCTTTGGCTGCGGCGACGGAGAGCGGGGAGATCAGTGCGGCGAGCAGGAGGGCGGCGCCGAATTTCTTGGAGGTGCGCATGAACAGAGCCTTTCGCGGAAGTGTGCGGGTGCGGAGAGGGTGCCTGACCCCGTGGAAAAACTAGGTAGCCAGGCTAACTAGTTTGCACTCTGGCGCGCAGGGCGGGGGTGGGTGTCTGTCTTCGGGAAAATTACCCCCGGGGCAGGGTACTGGGGCAGGGCCTGGGTGCCCCCGTCGGCGCGGTGGATGGGGGCGGCCGGGGCCTTATTAGTTAGCCTGGCTAATTAAATGCCAATATGGTGTATGACGGCTGTCCCGATGCCAGTTGAAGGCACAATGGAACCAGCCGTCCCACCTC
Coding sequences within:
- a CDS encoding DUF4913 domain-containing protein; translation: MSDQVPETQFLDVYQFVDELIAPLYGVTEARINEVRWAKTWWAHADVVLRLDSLWRRYEQLRISEPATFLETFLRSHADYHMRYLMRDDGVMADCRRQDMPTLPLPVDPIPEGGEE
- a CDS encoding lipocalin family protein, which gives rise to MRTSKKFGAALLLAALISPLSVAAAKAQDLTNGGRNSSISADILPASSSTGPELREVGFVVDPERYDGRWYQVAAVPQPYTLQCTNDTTADYELNEDGTALSVRNSCGSQISSDSVIDGTATIRNTETNASLRVNFPGIPFQDENGPVNYRITYLAEDNPTGDYTLAIVGDPQRRSGFVLSRTPNLTAEQWNLVKTTVADRGWWDCSFLTVPMAEGRKDVTPLCLL
- a CDS encoding FAD-binding domain-containing protein, giving the protein MWRDFAWHRLHHRPHLATANVRADFDAFPWAWDPGELAAGTAGGRDGRRSNRAAAPGDFHADLGAWRSGATGIPLVDAGMRELWATGYMHNRVRMVVGSLLTKNLGIHWRHGEEWFWDTLVDADPASNAFNWQWVAGCGDDAAPYFRIFNPETQAKRFDPERTYISAWVPEFGGPDYPAPVVDLRESRAMALAAYEGIRR
- a CDS encoding type IV secretory system conjugative DNA transfer family protein, whose product is MKWVTPIEGHRRFDASDFVRGQQDTVYILSKEGADNAAALTTALTAAITTAAEQHGEQCGGRLPVPLVAALDEAANVVKWPELPSLYSHYGSRGIILMTILQSYTQGVGVWGEEGMEAMWSAASILLYGGGVRDDKMLQKLESLIGEVEVFESSTSRTGDGPRSVSTQRREKKILTVSELASLQQWRALVLASKRRPMVAEMEPFWVRPWPERIRAQLGVTA
- the mobF gene encoding MobF family relaxase; the protein is MMSFRAVHAGAGYQYLLRSVATNDAYDQSTETGKLASYYAAKGTPPGRWLGRGLAALESSSATTGQIVEADQMAALYGLGLHPDTDSKLLEGTSLKDCQLGGKFPSYTNNIPVLNALRSAESSFLREQNRLPLDAERSELAVSVGRPFYVEATGYTNAPARDVVAWVNLQRAEVKQAVAGYDLTFSPAKSVSVLWALSDERTASRIAACHHEAVAEVLAWAEDNVVRTRQGTGGLAQVRSRGLLAAEFTHFDTRSGDPDLHSHVLISNKVQGPDGRWRALDGRPLFMNHQTLSARYDSVMQEILTRKMGISFEASSRGRDKAPVWEVAGVPQKLIDVFSKRRTLARPVYETMLSAYVAKHGHQPDHQTVKQLWQAAILETRDAKKPAESLADLRATWAQEARTVSDGEDLIEKLKEMVGTSPQDRRPYFFGADDGQVRHELRKRGGQILESVIARRSYFSRHHITAAVGTALKGFRFENSDEVARAHQLLTETIVNDLVVDLSPSESPDLPLQLRTDGDASASGVDRHIGSEKYSTAAILHAEARVLSAVTEPTAVFSSSRVINAALEEHTREHGWSLNTGQAELSRHLLQCGSLVGVGVGPAGTGKTTSMRIVRDVWQAEGRRVVGLAPSAAAAQILGEEIGVDASTVDHLTHTWRGKNPEKNARDLGALPIQLRAGDMLLVDEAGMATTENLAALTEIAEASGAVLRLIGDPHQLDAVGAGGLFAALCKASDPAELTDVMRFAHGNDAEQAEASLNLRAGNLAALKFYEDRDWITGGTRTEMLTDAVEAYLADVALGRRVLLVAPTNSDVDALNEMIRDQRIRQGVVSITDELTLSRGDVAGVGDTIICRKNERLPDGERLINGQMFTIAEIRRDGGLLARDPASGACVSLPAEYVSQNVHLGYASTVHRAQGATVDVAHAIIDDSTDRSTLYVALTRGKKENRIWAVTDARLDEEAEEAHWLGSGNAAGLDAAEVLSRAITRDHRQRTATEVHLDEVVQARSLERLGQLYTYGVELASGQFTATYLDSFLDRLSVDEAARFSEQGGLSTVVATWHRLLAAGVDPRDLMTAAVTNLGDAENIGAVISYRLRDQAAELSTSSDVPAVPPASRGCDPELRDWLLRTRDLLISPEENQAVDLAVAGRRLVDTVMGARPVPSRGSRVTTPRPDPGRDLLDLVSPARPQDQKTTGPSISDPVAPSAEEGREDSLEQ
- a CDS encoding SDR family oxidoreductase → MSTPLPATLDYTARHGSRTVLVTGASGYVGGRLVTELLAAGFQVRASSRRVESLRRFDWSDRAELVEADLTDADDIARIMTGVDVVFYLVHSMGGQDEDFEEVEKRTATLVADAAGEAGVSQIVYLSGLHPRGRQLEDLSKHMRSRERVAKILLEGKTPTLVYRAATLIGSGSASFEMIRHLTERLPVMVAPRWIKNRIEPLAIRDALYYLVRAADLEEPVNREFDIGCGQDYEFADLIRIYGRHKGLRRRVFAVPLPLPMDTLSGGWIGLVTPVPAGLAVPLAQSMAEDAVTEEHDIAEIIPDPPGGLIDYPTAVTLAVKAERSRGVPTSWDRSWTSVGDAADSLPTDPEWTGESVYEDVRSGESDLPAEKVWEVVEGIGGPNGWYSAPSLWRVRGIIDRLIGGPGLGGRRDPRHLAVGDKVDWWRVVELDRPHRLVLAAEMKIDGRAWLVMEVRDRGEGSTYVQRALYAPTGLLGRLYWWSLLPFHALIFPVMLRTILRTAEEENRADGDGRA